GACGAGAGAATCACCCGTGGAAAAtgaagaatttttaaaaaggtATGAAGAAAGGTCGCCGGATACTAGTAGTGTCTTCTACAACTCAAATGTTGGCAAGAAAGGTTGTACAGCTTGTAAAAATGGTTATTCtctatctttctttttcttcagaGCATAAAATTGTTCCTTACAAACTTCTAGAACTTTCTATCTCCTAGAAAAACTCCCCTACGTACTTCAGTTAAACAGTGACCGTCCGATCAATAAATCAAGACTATATCCAACGGCTGAAAAAAACAAACGATACAAATAGATAACTACACTCGACGGGGGAGATGAACGAACTGTTGgccctctctctctatctccctTATCCCTCTCCGCCACTCTCACCAATGGCCGGTCTACTCAAAACGCCGTCGTTACACCTCACACCGTCTCTACTTCACGCACCCTCTGTGCCCTTCAAGCCCTTCTGCGTCTCCTTCGCCGGAGGAAGGAACACCAGCGTCTCACTCACTCGCCGAGCTTCTCTCCGCTCCGTCTCCGGTGGCTATCCTCTCCGGTTACTAAACTTCGTACCCTTTGCTTCGGGAGAAGCTGAAACTACCGAGACGGAGGTGGAATCGAGCGAACCCGAAGTCCAGGTTTTTTCGATTAAGCCTCATCTCTGTCTTACCTTCTGGTGGCTTTTGGAAATGTTAATTgggtgattagggtttagggtttcgcaATTGGGATTCTCGTGTACGTGTTTAGACTCTTCTGGTGAGTATATTAGTGCAAAGGTGTAAGCTTTGTTGATTACATTAGCCTCTGAAGGATTCAGATTCAGTCTATTAACGTGATTGTTCAGGTCGGTAACATTGTGTTGGTATTGTCTGTGTGTTGAAACTCTGTTTTGTCTGAGCTTCTTTGCTTAAAGTTCTAAGCTTTGTTGATTATATTACTCCCTGAAGGATTTGTATTCAGTCTATTAATGTGAATATGTGATTGTTCACAGTCAATTGATTATGTTGGTATTTTCTGTATATTGATACTCTGTTTTGTGCTTAAAAGTTTTAAGATTTGTGTGATGATACTCTGTTTTGTCTCAGCTTCTTTGCTTAAAGTTCTAAGCTTTGTTGATTATATTACTCCCCGAAGGATTCGTACACAGCCTATTAATGTGATTGTTCAGGTCAATAGATTGTGATGGTGTGTTGGGACTCTGTTTTGTCTCTGCTTATGAGAAACTGAATTGTCTGTGTAAAGTTGATTGCTTTCTTTCTTCTGAAACCATTGAGCAGGAGACTGATGGTGTGGAGGGTGAAAACGGTGGcgctgaggaagaagaagaagcggtTGTAGCCATAGCATTGCTGAGTTCGTATAAAGAAGCTCTAGCAGAAAACAACGAGGAGAAAATTGCTGAGATAGAAGCATCGTTAAAGTCCATTGAAGATCAAAAATTTCAGCTCGAGGAGAAAGTCGCCACTTTATCTAACGAATTATCTGTGGAGAGGGATCGGCTGATAAGGATCAGCGCAGATTTCGACAACTTCAGGAAGAGGAACGAGAGGGAGAGGCTGAACCTTGTCTCAAATGCTCAAGGAGAGGTTGTTGAGAATCTTCTGGcggttttggataatttcgaGAGAGCTAAGTCCCAGATTAAGGTGGAGACTGAGGGAGAAGAGAGAGTCACTAACAGCTACCAGAGCATATACAAACAGTTTGTTGAGATTCTAGGTTCGCTTGGTGTTGTCACTGTGGAGACAGTCGGCAAGCAGTTTGATCCAATGGTAAGTTGCTCTTAGCTAATAATGACTTAATCCAAGTGAGATGCCTTTTTAGTTACTATTAGAAAGTaccgtgacaaaaaaaaaaaaaaagttattagaaAGTTAAAGCGCTCATGTGTTTAGTACTAAGGATACATCTTGGGAAAGTTTCAGAACTTTATTGAGTGGTGATTGGTTTCAGTGAGCTGAACTTTACATAAAGCCTTTTGTTGGTTGATCTTTCTTGACTCCTAACAACTGACatcttttttatacttttgctTTTTCTCTTTGATGTGTGAAAGCTTCATGAGGCAATAATGAGGGAGGATTCTGCGGAATACGAAGAAGGTATAGTACTTGAAGAATACAGGAAAGGTTTCTTGCTAGGGGAAAGACTTTTACGTCCTTCAATGGTGAAGGTATCTGCTGGGCCTGGACCAGAAAAGGCAGGTGAAGCTGAAGGATCAGAAGCCATTGCACAAGGAAGCGCAGAAGGATCAGAAGCATCTTCATCTTGAATGAAAGACAAACAAGACTAAGCAGGTCTTTATCTTGAATTAAAGACGATCAAGACTAAGCAGTTTTGTGGTGTgcgtaagagagagagagagagaagggtcTTGTTAAGATTAACTATTggcattgttgttgttgttacatTATATCATTTCTACAGAGTTTAGAAAAATAGAACGAGATTTTCTattgaaattgatttttttttttaatttaataccGGAAGATAATGGATTTTGTTTATCTATATTCAGCATGAAAATTAGGTGCAAGAAGAGAAAATGTTGATTTCAGTGGGTATAATGATCAGGTACAGGTACGGAACAAAGTGTGTTACTAATGACTCactactaaaaataattatgctTACGCCATCTCTAACATAAACCTTTATTG
This genomic stretch from Brassica napus cultivar Da-Ae chromosome C9, Da-Ae, whole genome shotgun sequence harbors:
- the LOC106426194 gene encoding protein GrpE, whose translation is MNELLALSLYLPYPSPPLSPMAGLLKTPSLHLTPSLLHAPSVPFKPFCVSFAGGRNTSVSLTRRASLRSVSGGYPLRLLNFVPFASGEAETTETEVESSEPEVQETDGVEGENGGAEEEEEAVVAIALLSSYKEALAENNEEKIAEIEASLKSIEDQKFQLEEKVATLSNELSVERDRLIRISADFDNFRKRNERERLNLVSNAQGEVVENLLAVLDNFERAKSQIKVETEGEERVTNSYQSIYKQFVEILGSLGVVTVETVGKQFDPMLHEAIMREDSAEYEEGIVLEEYRKGFLLGERLLRPSMVKVSAGPGPEKAGEAEGSEAIAQGSAEGSEASSS